The DNA region TGCGAGCCGTgaggtgcgtttcccaaaagcataattAATAATGACATTGCTTGCGACTGTGGCAAACGAACCTTGTCAATTTGGACTCTGCAATTCTTTTGCGACTCTTTCTCACATAGAGTTTGGTCCATTTATTAAACAAATCTATTGTATAACTTGGAGAACTGTGCCAATTGTTTTAGCtacttttattttgtgttttatgtgtCTGGATTCATTTTGAAGCTTGGAATGCAGCATGAAACGGTACGGAATCCCATTCATTGTATTCAGATTGAATTTATATTGATTGGAAGGAACATTTGAATTTATATTGATTggaacatttttttgttgttcaaaGAAACTCTGTGGAAAACTgatgttcttaaaaataaaatacaaagaaaacatcTTATAGCTGGTAGACGTCggaaagcataaaaacaagacatcaagTTCATATGTTCCTTTGTGTTACAAAGCTTAAGTATTTCAAAGTAATCTAAAGTATTTTGATTAAGTTACTACACCTGGGTAATCTAACGGAATACATTACggattactttttaaagcttgtattttgtaatctgtagtgaaaaatgttttaaaagtaaccttcccagccctGATCATGACTTATGCTGCGTTTCCACCTAAATTACCCAGAataattgtaccaggaacttttttacCCAGAATTATTCTACCCCCAGACACCTGTTGGTTTCTGCATTTACGCAGCGGCCTAAAGTTCAGTGAAgtttaggcaaatagtctggtgatgtCTGCACGTGTTTCTCAATAAACAAAGTATGCAAATATCGGACATGCATTCTTGGTAGTTCAGATTTTATTCATTCAACTCGTGTGATGTCTGCGATGACGCAAatccagtaattctgcaaacagcagtgtacttgataacatcagtcagctcgccttggctactgcaattttcctcactatatattaaaattaatattatactatatacaataaattaaatggaatatcaaataccactgcctttcgttttcatttaaacataatagccacagaaatgtacttagttcagggaaatgtgtatatactgtaattcctcaaataaaaaccagggcctttatttacctgaactgcagaaggtagcaggcttttatttgaagcaggcttttattagaggcaggcctttatttctaattcgaTCTGTttgataaataattgttttaaataaacaggtttaaattaaaagcgatagcgttccagtggacagagatcattcATTTTGCAAGAAATATTTGCAAAAATATCACCATATACAACAAAAGCCAGAAGGGCGACAAAGCAATTTGGGGCAGAATTACAGTATCAAACACCACCATTATGTCAGTTTGAACCATGTATATGTACAGAGTGTTTACTTCAAATACAGGTACTACAGTATTGCTGGTAGATCACAATAAGAGCATATGGTAGCTATTTAAAACACATTGCTGGTTTGCACCACAACAGTATCTGTTTAACGTTACAGACGGTATCTATAAGAAGCATGATCAATGATAAAAAAATCAATGTTTCCTCAAATCTGTAGTAACGCTACTCTGGATACCGTAACTTTGATTAAAGTCAAAAGACAAAAGTCCTTACAGCACAGTCAACTGTTGGTATCCAATAACATTCAGCTGCAAGCAAAATCCGAacaaaatttcttaaaaaattgcTTCTCAAATTCATTTTcaataaagttgtttaaaagtCTGTCTCTGGCACTAAATGAGACCCGTGTTAAATCCAATGTTGCTACTGCCATCTATTGGCACCTGTGCATTATGATGAACTTGAATGCACATTATATGAAAGGCACTTAGGAGGTTATCCATATAAATTTCCCCCCGGCTTTTATTTGTCTGTGTTGACCATGCCCCCGGCCACTAtcagaggcccggcgtttatttgactaccagtttttatttgaggaattacagtatacagccattacaatgaaacaaaatattatatcaattgcttcattttaattttaacatataaattgaaaacagaccaaagataacctggtAGATTTActcaaaattaattatattttatgtttgacCACTAAAGTGACATCAGATCCAGCAGCACATAtaagaaggtctagccgaggtgatgctgcttctcggcggacacatgatcactgagctcccgctgatcgcgtagAGCCCACCGTCTCCGAgttcggcgaaacacatttttaaataggcgctgtctttataaataaaccacagatttgagttttaaaccactacattctcgcctgaaatacttttaaaactaaatttcatgacagtaatattttgaaaattatccgaataaatgctgcgtgaactctaccaatcagcatgtttagtgcCCAAGTCCTGCCCCCAAAAGTTCTCAAACTTTGAAAAAAATTCTACCTCACCAGCAGgaactttctgaggggcattttttttacccagaattttatttagatcctggttcctgcagtggaaacacgcCGAGTTCCAGCCCAAAGTCCTTAGTTCCTGGGGAAAGTTCCAGCGGTGGAAACGCTGCtctagacatgtgggggcgtatTAGAAAGAAACGTTTTAGGTAGAAGTGGCTCtcgtaacttttataaagaatatctctttggctttgagacttaagtctttgaaactttacagatcttctttatgcaccaagagcttgtaacactccaaagagaacggaacatttttaaatcacatcatatgactcctttaaataaaaatatctccatttgaattggactttgagctttgtaactttgtaggtctttttttatgctcaaacagcaacattacatactaactaaagttgaaaaactgaaaaagcacaataggacccctttaaatttaaaatgttttttctctctATTTTGCAATAGTGAAAGACGGCTTCCCTTATTGATCACGTCTCGGGTAGATTGCATATTTTCTTGCACGGCTCGATGTTGGACTCGTGAAAAATAATCgtgttgtttgtttttgccaAAACTGAATTACTGAAGTAAAAACACGGACGGAATTAGCTTTATTGCGAGCGATACTGCGAGAAGGGGCAAGAAACGGGCCAAGAGAGGTCACTTATGGGACCCATAAAACAAAACCAATAACCAGGACTGTATTAGCCAGGACGGTTGGCAACCCTAGCCTTCCCCCATCTGTTCTGGCATCCTGGCGCACAGCAGTGGTCTACCATGTTGAAAAAGTAAGATTTGTAAGGTCTAAACAGTCTCGGTTTTAAATGATTGTTCAACCACTGTCGAAACCAATGCTACAGTCACTCTAGTGCTCTCCTGATGGAGAGCAAAAGCTAACGCTTATGTGCCTGTGCTGAATATGATTACACATCGCTCCAGtagttattttaaaggaatagttcattttcaaattaaattttggtatgttttagcttacctcaaggacatccaagatgtaggtttctccgtttcctcagtatttcccattttgatatttttaggtccaaccgttcttgtctgtgactcacataatggatgtctatggtcaccacctcaaagagcatgcacagaggagtcaaaattaaacaattccccatcgtaagtacacattgatgacctaagacacgaaacgagcggattgtgtaagaaaacgaacagtatttatatcgtttttacctcttgtacacaaccacgtccaactgatctgagttcgcgagtgctttccgatgtgacgtgcgcgcgcgcgctctggctttagtctgcgcaagtgcggaaagcgccggaagcgatctctcgcgcatgcacatcactcattgtttacacttactgcctatggtttacacagatttcggaagtattaccattcactgtgaagatctaaacatatttagacgtacaggaaattgcaatggaaaacgatttcaatatatccatagacgtttaatttttttcaaaaccatatttatttgaaacagaatacacagaccaagtactcaggagcgatccgctgcagcagcagcacgtcttcaagcctcagagacagagatctcttcaaaattggtggtgttttagtagcaagtgttgtgagatgccaacagaattAGAGAGCATATGtaacaactacaagatgacgagaggacattgacagtatcacatcacacgcctgcctgactgaagatcctgatttttctccACTGTTGAGACGCAgcattttgcacgttgtgtttagtttgccacgtataaactggaggtgacgtccaatgccagagggacccaatggcacgctgtcaatagagtgagtaatgtgttgtatttttattataaacgcaacgattatagggtgcattataaacattaatttattacaattactgcattatatttcagacagtgcagattgaaagcgtagcgtgtggtaaacaatgagtgatgtgcatgcgcgagacatcacatccggggctttccgtgcttgcgcagactaagcctgagggcgcgcgcacgtcacatcaggaagcactcgcgaactcagatcagttggacgtggttgtgtacaaaaagtaaaaaatatataaatactgttcgttttcttacacaaaccgctcgtttcttgtattaggtcatcaatgtgtacttatgatggggaattgtttaattttgactcctctttgcatgctctttgaggtggtgaccatagacttccattatgtgagtcacagacaagaacggttggacctaaaaatatcaaaatgggaaatactgaggaaacagagaaacctacatcttggatgtccttgaggtaagctaaaacatatcaaaatttaatttgaaagtgaactatccctttaagccaatTTGACATTacacagtttacacaaaactTGACAGTTTTCTTCTAATTCATAACAATCCTTGCTCATCTTCCATTTGATCATTTTTTGAGCTTGCTGCTACAGACACAAAGAAAAGGCATGCAAGATCTGAAGTAAAAATTGAGTTTCCGCCAAGAAACACTTTTAAAGCCGTGTTCTTTTTCCAAACGTTTTATTTTACCTTATTTAATGTaacacaaaaattatgttaatcagttttatgagaaaaaaaattgttttctctATCTCGTTTAATTGACTAATTGTTTCCAGTGTCGACTAGTTGGAGCTGTACCGTTTAGTCAACTAGACCCACACATCCCTAGTGAATACCTTCACGAGTCTGCAGCTGCAGCAATGCTGACGTGAAGCTCAAGCTTGTGGTGTGAAACAGGCCGAAGTCTTTAAATGACGTTTCAAGCTTGAGTGATACATGAAAGTCTTCTCACACTGAAGACACTTGTAAGGCCTCTCTCCTGTGTGAACTCTTATGTGAATCTTAAGGTTTCCTTTGTACaggaaactctttccacactgagggcagatgaatggcttctctccagtgtggactcTCTCGTGATTCTCAAGGTTTGCTTTGTTTGCGCAAGTCTTTCCACAGTGATCGCAcatgaaaggcttctctccagcgTGAGTTTTTACATGATTCTTCAGGCATTTGCTGTCTTTGAAATTCCTTCTACACTGATGACATATAAAAGTCCCCTCTCTTTTGTTAATCTTAATGTGATTGTTAAGGTTTTCTGTAAATCTCATAGTATGAGTTTGCATGTGgacattaaggttttttttttgtttaaaactcTTTTCGCACTGATCGCATGTGAATGGCTTTTCTCccgtgtgaactctcatgtgggtCTTAAGATTTCCTTTTTGtgagaaactcttcccacactgttTGCAGGTGTATGGGCATCGTCTAGTGTGAAGACTCATGTGGATATTAAGgtgttttttctgtgtaaaacactttccacactgagagcaggtgAAAGGTCTCTCTCCTGTGTGAAGACTCACGTGGGTGTTAAGATGTGTTCTGTCAGAgaatctctttccacactgttggcaggagAAAGGCTTCACTCCAGTGTGAATGTTCATGTGCCTGTCAAGGGTTTGTTTGAGACTGAAACTTCTTCCACACTGTTTGCAAGTGAAAGGCTTCACTCCGGTGTGAATTTTGATGTGCCTCTTAAGTGCTTGTTTGTGATTGAAACttcttccacactgttggcaagaGAAAGTGCTTTTTCCAGTTTGCTCTTTCATTTGGCCTTTAATGTTCCTAGTTCCATTGTTTTGTGAGGATGTTTTTTCAATATTTGAGTCGCTAAAATATTTTTCTCCAGTCATGAACTGATGAGGTTTCTCACATTGATATTCTTCTTCCATATCATTGAGCTCTTGAGTCTCCTCTTTTAATGGCATCAAGTCTAAAACAGAAAGATACATACGTAATTTAACCCTGGTTTAATGGCACATAGCaacaaactaaaaaaacatttatacatgTAAAGCATCAAACAACCACGTCTGCCAGATCCTATACCCACAAAGTTACTGTGACCTGTAGTTTCAGAACCTCTATGTCAATATTGTGAGCTCTTTGGTTTCTTTAGGACATATCCCAAATTATTTCAAGCTGCCAGTTTTCAAGACCCtcagaaagcaaaacaaaacataacaataaaGGAACTGCTTTGAGACTGGAATCACGTGGGTCTCGACCCACAAGATTTAACAAGGTAGAGTAAACAAATGAAGTTGAGAAGTTTGGTTCGTTACAATGATGTGTACGCTGTCACCCAGGAACTGTACCTGAGTCCGCTTAGAATGGGTGATCTGGGGTACAGTTCGTGTGAACTCCGGTACGGTTTCACTGCTGATGCGAACACAATCGTACCAAAAACGCGGAAGTGAACCGCTATTAATGACGTatcatttgataaaaatgtgtgtttgtgtgtgtttcactcactttcctgaagAGCGTGACTGACGCGCTGCAACAGAGCTGTATATCTCCTTTATGTTTACCTTCAGCATTCTTTCAAGCATTTGTAGTACATTTGTAGTACATTTGTAGGACAGACGTAAGTGCCATTATGTACCAAAGCTACTAGGCAACGAGGTAAATAGCTGGTGTCTTGATGACGCAAGCTAACCGTGGTTGGGACCCAAATAAAAAGTGATCAGCTGGTCTCCAGATAACCTTTCTATTATGCACAACATGTATTGTCTTTGTTAAGATGTATCCAATAGCCTATCTGGGAAATATACTGTATTCATAAAGTTTCAATTTCAAATGATGGctgaattattaaataaattattatatttgtagatatataaaatatttgtgatcaagaagacaaaacaaaaacaaaatagtttGCTTAGCAAATGGTGATCATTGTgaatgacatgtttgtaaatgaCTTGAGATTGAGACTTAAACTAGCATTTGTTCTGTAACGGTCAACTTCAAGCAGACAGAAATGGAGGAAAAAGTTATAAATCTACTTTCATTAGAGTATGCTGTGGAGTTCTGCCAGTTTGACAACGCCACGCTGAACTCCCTGTTCTGGATCGGGGCTAGttatcattgtcctgttgaactCCCAGACACCACTGGACTGTGCTGGAGGGAGGCAATCATCTGGTGTCTAGAGAGCATCTACACCCAATCAAGAACACAACCAGACCCAGAGCACAGCCCACCATCACCCTGCTGTGCAGAGCCAAAGCTCGAGACCATTGTTGACAGAGAGCCAAAGCCCGCTGCAACTGATAAGCCAATGCCAAATAGTGCTACATAGTTGAAGATCACTGTGGAGCCAGAGCTTCAAGTGACATCAGACCAAGTGCAAGAGCCAGCTACAGCGATCGCCACAACGGAAAGGGCTGTGGACAGCAAAAGTGTCTCCGGCTCCACTACGGATTTCCGGATCCCCGCCTCTGTTGCTGGAACCATCTGCTCTGCCTTGCCCCTCCAGTTCCTCCCAGCCGCCCTGGCTCATTGGCTCTTCGTCTCTGCCTTGGGCTCCACATCCACCTGCACTGCCACCATCTGTCGGCCCCTGGAGTTGTTGGCCCTTCCTCCACTATGGCTCCTCCCTCTGTTGGCTCCACCATAGGCCCTCATCAGGGCTGTGGCCTGGGTCAAGCCTGACTCCTCCACCTTTCTCCTGACTTCTCCCTCCATCAGCTCCACCCTGGACTTGTGTTGTCATCCTACTCCCGGGTGTCTTTTCTCCACCAGAGCCTCCAGCTGTCTGGTCTGCCTGTCTTCCTGCCAGCCCTTCGCCAATCCCGTCACCATCCCTTCACCACTCCTTGTGTCCACCTCCTCTGTCCCCCTCCGTCCCTCCATTTGTCTCCAAGGTGTGAGGTAACCAAAGGCAATGTGTCACACCCCATTGGACTTTCGTTGTGTTTTCATCAATCATGTGCTTCATTTTACTGTGACACTTATATATTTAACTCAGCTGCTGTCCATTTCATCTGATTGTctttgagatggttctacaccttcatttgagtccagctgtgtttgattatactggtTGGACTTTATTAGGagagccacacacctgtctatataagaccttacatctcacagtgcatgtcagagcaaatgagaatcatgaggtcaaaggaactgcccgaagagctcagagacaattgtggcaaggcacagatctggccaaggttacaaaaaaaaattcctgctgcacttaaggttcctaagagcacaatggcctccataatccttaaatggaagacattTGGGACGACCAGAACTCTTCTTAGAGCTGGCCgtctggccaaactgagctatcaggggagaagagccttggtgagagaggtaaagaagaacccaaagatcactgtggctgagctccagagatgcagtcgggaggtgggagaaagttgtagaaagtcaaacatcactgcagccctccaccagtcgagcctttatggcagagtggcccgacggaagcctaacctcagtgcaagacacatgaaagcccccatggagtttgctaaaaaaacacctgaaggattctctggtctgatgagcccaagatagaactttttggccttaattctaagcagtATGTGTgtagaaaaccaggcactgctcatcacctgtccaatacagtcccaacggTGAAACATGGTGGtagcagcatcatgctgtgggggtgtttttcagctgcagggacaggacgactggttgcaatcgagggaaagatgaatgcggccaagtacagggatatcctgaccgaaaaccttctccagagtgctcaggacctcagactgggcagaaggttcGCCTTCCAACAAAACAATGCCCTTATAGGGTTAGTTCACTCTAtaaacaaaattatgtaattaataacccACAAGTGGAGCACGTTGCACGCCAGAGCAAGGACCCCGCCCGGCCACTGGTTGCTATGGGCGGGTGTGCCTAGGAGGCACGGTCAGTGGAAGGTAAGGTTTTAACCAGGGCGACACACTGTGTCTGGCACATGTGCGCATGAGACGGGACCCTcccagaaccccccccccccccccccgcttt from Carassius carassius chromosome 1, fCarCar2.1, whole genome shotgun sequence includes:
- the LOC132139618 gene encoding gastrula zinc finger protein XlCGF57.1-like — its product is MAFIKEETEDITEEPFRVKQEDSEEQTKMAFIKEEIEDVKIEEVFSLKQEETEEQTDLMPLKEETQELNDMEEEYQCEKPHQFMTGEKYFSDSNIEKTSSQNNGTRNIKGQMKEQTGKSTFSCQQCGRSFNHKQALKRHIKIHTGVKPFTCKQCGRSFSLKQTLDRHMNIHTGVKPFSCQQCGKRFSDRTHLNTHVSLHTGERPFTCSQCGKCFTQKKHLNIHMSLHTRRCPYTCKQCGKSFSQKGNLKTHMRVHTGEKPFTCDQCEKSFKQKKNLNVHMQTHTMRFTENLNNHIKINKREGTFICHQCRRNFKDSKCLKNHVKTHAGEKPFMCDHCGKTCANKANLENHERVHTGEKPFICPQCGKSFLYKGNLKIHIRVHTGERPYKCLQCEKTFMYHSSLKRHLKTSACFTPQA